Genomic DNA from Bosea sp. (in: a-proteobacteria):
TGATGATCTCGGCCACCTTCGCTCTCGCGATTTGCAGGATTTGCAGCTAGCTCACACGCTGGCTGGAGCCGTCTCGTCTTCTTAACGCACAGATGACAAGCGATCCGGCCGGAGGTCGGACAGGCCATGCCTGTTCTCAATCCATTCGGAACCCGCGACATGTCCCCGCCCGACGCCAAGCCCGAACCCGGCCCAGAAGCCAGGTCTGCCCTGAAGCTCTACAACACGCTGACGCGGACCAGGGAGCCCTTCACGCCCCTCGATCCTGACCATCTGCGCATGTATGTCTGCGGACCCACGGTCTATGACTTCGCCCATATCGGCAATGCGCGCCCGATGATCGTGTTCGACGTGCTGTTCCGTCTGCTGAGGCATCTCGCGCGGCAGGGCGCCTTCGACGGCGGCGCGGGCCAGACCCGCGTCACCTATGCCCGCAACATCACGGATGTTGACGACAAGATCAACGCGCGCGCCTTCCAGCGCTGGAGCCGCAAGCGTCCGCTGCTGGACGAGATGCGCGACCTGACCGAAGGCACGGTCGCCCAGTTCAACGCCGACCTCAAGGCGCTGAACGTGCTTGAGCCCACCCACACCCCGCGCGCCACCGACTTTGTCGCCAATGGCGAGCAGCCCATGGACATGGTGCGCATCATCGCAAAGCTGGTGGAGCGCGGCGTGGCCTATGAGGCCGAAGGCCATGTCCTGTTCTCGCCCTCATCCATGGACGCGCTGCCGGGCGTGCCGAAATACGGCGCGCTGTCGAAGCGCAATTTTGACGACATGCTGGCCGGCGCCCGCGTCGATGTCGCGCCCTACAAGCGTGACCCGATGGATTTTGTGCTGTGGAAGCCCTCGAACCCCGAAACAGAGCCCGGCTGGGACAGCCCCTGGGGCTTCGGCCGCCCGGGCTGGCACATCGAATGCTCGGCCATGGCGGGCGCACTGCTCGGCGAGCAGTTCGACATCCATGGCGGCGGCATCGACCTCGTCTTCCCGCACCACGAGAACGAGATT
This window encodes:
- a CDS encoding cysteine--tRNA ligase — its product is MSPPDAKPEPGPEARSALKLYNTLTRTREPFTPLDPDHLRMYVCGPTVYDFAHIGNARPMIVFDVLFRLLRHLARQGAFDGGAGQTRVTYARNITDVDDKINARAFQRWSRKRPLLDEMRDLTEGTVAQFNADLKALNVLEPTHTPRATDFVANGEQPMDMVRIIAKLVERGVAYEAEGHVLFSPSSMDALPGVPKYGALSKRNFDDMLAGARVDVAPYKRDPMDFVLWKPSNPETEPGWDSPWGFGRPGWHIECSAMAGALLGEQFDIHGGGIDLVFPHHENEIAQSCCAFGIEKMASVWMHNGFLQVEGRKMSKSDGNFVTIHELLHTDTFGGRSWPGEVLRLAMLKTHYRQPIDWTVRALEEAEGALQRWSDSLSKASPYEFSADDVSAEFLEAMLDDLNTASAVSVLHGLARSASKGDKKAAASLSATLGLIGQRLVLSPLGFGVAAARIEPDERKAIIEALITARLEARRARDFAESDRIRDELAAMGIALKDGKDPVTGEPTTSWEVKR